One genomic window of Punica granatum isolate Tunisia-2019 chromosome 1, ASM765513v2, whole genome shotgun sequence includes the following:
- the LOC116189348 gene encoding glycine-rich protein 5: MTISSYRKLCLVLLLGALVFSTTTTASRKLQDGSFKDEKTLFPGHGGGLGGGGGLGGGGGAGYGGGAGAGGGLGGGGGLGGGGGGGLGGGGGAGGGAGYGGGAGAGGGAGVGGGGGYGGGAGGGIGGGAGGGYGGGAGAGGGLGGGAGGGGGFGGGGGSGGGLGSGAGGGYGGGAGGGLGGGYP; encoded by the coding sequence ATGACAATATCAAGTTATCGTAAGCTGTGTCTCGTTTTGCTCCTCGGAGCCCTAGTTTTCTCCACCACAACCACCGCGAGCCGGAAGCTTCAGGACGGTTCTTTCAAGGATGAGAAGACGCTCTTTCCTGGGCATGGCGGTGGACTAGGTGGGGGTGGCGGTTTgggaggtggtggtggagcGGGCTATGGAGGCGGTGCTGGTGCAGGTGGTGGGCTTGGTGGAGGTGGTGGACTCGGAGGTGGTGGCGGCGGTGGACTAGGGGGTGGAGGTGGAGCTGGTGGGGGAGCTGGCTATGGGGGCGGGGCTGGTGCTGGAGGCGGAGCTGGAGTTGGCGGCGGGGGAGGGTATGGTGGCGGTGCTGGTGGAGGAATAGGTGGTGGTGCCGGAGGAGGGTATGGGGGTGGAGCGGGTGCTGGTGGAGGACTAGGTGGAGGAGctggaggtggtggtggcttTGGCGGTGGCGGTGGCAGCGGAGGTGGACTTGGCAGTGGAGCCGGTGGTGGGTACGGCGGAGGAGCTGGTGGTGGATTAGGTGGTGGATATCCTTGA
- the LOC116192028 gene encoding dihydrolipoyllysine-residue succinyltransferase component of 2-oxoglutarate dehydrogenase complex 2, mitochondrial-like: MLGVIRRRVASGFRSTLSVEKPHNAVRSASKSRIPDGEVIVLHSQGFAPVRSFSHLVSTRGLVGVRPLREISFTLQNEVPCQKFFRPYSSESGDLVEAVVPQMGESITDGTLATFLKNPGDRVEVDEPIAQIETDKVTIDVNSPEAGVIQKFLAKEGDTVEPGTKIAIISKSGEGPEGVDHVAPSEKIEEKAPPPKVEEKKPEPKVESAPAVEKPKAASPPPPKRSATEPQLPPKDRERRVPMTRLRKRVATRLKDSQNTFAMLTTFNEVDMTNLMKLRSEYKDAFVEKHGVKLGLMSGFVKAAISGLQNQPIINAVIDGDDIIYRDYTDISIAVGTPKGLVVPVIRGADKMNFAEIEKEINSLAKKANAGTLSIDEMAGGTFTISNGGVYGSLLSTPIINPPQSAILGMHSIVSRPMDVGGEILPRPMMYIALTYDHRLIDGREAVFFLRRIKDVVEDPRRLLLDI, encoded by the exons ATGTTGGGTGTTATAAGGCGAAGAGTGGCTTCGGGATTTCGGTCTACCTTG aGCGTAGAGAAGCCACATAATGCAGTTCGATCCGCATCGAAGTCAAGGATTCCTGATGGAGAGGTAATCGTACTTCATTCACAAGGATTTGCACCTGTCCGCAGCTTCTCTCACCTTGTCTCCACCC GAGGCTTGGTGGGCGTCAGGCCGCTGAG GGAAATTTCTTTCACTCTCCAAAATGAGGTTCCATGTCAGAAGTTCTTTAGACCATATTCTTCAGAAAGTG GGGATTTGGTTGAGGCAGTCGTCCCCCAAATGGGCGAGTCCATCACTGATGGCACTTTAGCAACGTTCTTGAAGA ATCCTGGTGATCGGGTAGAAGTGGATGAGCCTATTGCTCAGATTGAAACTGATAAG GTAACAATTGATGTAAACAGTCCTGAAGCTGGAGTTATCCAAAAG TTTCTAGCCAAGGAAGGGGATACAGTTGAGCCTGGCACCAAGATTGCTATTATTTCCAAGTCTGGTGAAGGACCTGAAGGTGTGGACCATGTTGCTCCATCTGAGAAGATAGAAGAGAAGGCTCCACCTCCAAAGGTTGAGGAGAAAAAGCCAGAACCTAAAGTTGAAAGTGCTCCTGCTGTAGAGAAGCCCAAAGCAGCCTCTCCACCACCTCCAAAGCGGAGTGCTACCGAGCCTCAACTTCCCCCTAAGGACAGGGAAAGAAGA GTTCCAATGACGAGACTGAGGAAACGAGTTGCAACACGATTGAAGGATTCTCAAAACACATTTGCTATGTTGACCACGTTTAACGAAGTAGACAT GACTAATTTGATGAAGCTTCGATCTGAATACAAGGATGCTTTTGTTGAAAAGCATGGAGTCAAGCTGGGACTTATGTCTGGATTTGTAAAG GCAGCTATTAGTGGGCTCCAGAATCAACCTATTATAAATGCAGTCATAGATGGAGATGACATCATATACAGAGATTATACTGATATAAGTATAGCTGTTGGCACTCCAAAG GGTCTTGTTGTTCCCGTCATTCGTGGAGCCGATAAGATGAATTTTGCAGAGATTGAAAAGGAGATCAACAGCCTCGCTAAGAAGGCGAACGCTGGTACCTTATCGATTGATGAAATGGCCGGTGGCACCTTTACAATATCGAATGGTGGTGTGTATGGGAGCCTTCTGAGCACTCCGATCATTAACCCTCCCCAG TCAGCAATTCTGGGAATGCATTCGATTGTTAGCCGTCCAATGGATGTTGGAGGGGAAATCCTTCCAAGGCCGATGATGTACATTGCCCTGACATACGACCATAGATTGATTGATGGGAGAGAGGCAGTTTTCTTCTTGCGCCGCATCAAAGACGTGGTGGAGGACCCACGGAGGCTTCTCCTCGACATATGA
- the LOC116214765 gene encoding VPS35 endosomal protein sorting factor-like isoform X2: MEFRARDYKAESEAHALPRKRADGDPLSAPAVSHPQVDIVEDKGEEFFDPLREPNSNVVGSLDTEDDIGHPSVVVSTEVPGQENAKREWTSFKRFLMQRFPVSKMVSISAMSDGILRSGKGYEKLSMSTDPDELDDSQKFSEEGIRSIARQEYISRLKEFKEKFADAWQSGDRVTSLKLAIKVAKLLTDTSVGQFYPTLFVLATDIMEMLGDMVWERVKQKAEYAEDGTFLCSLPASFRADDVGLDAKETCNNWFCKIGSVKELLPRIYLELALLPCWRFLVDQPIDSIQRLVMMARGVADPLACSYCRLYIARCAQKLPSVDTGSLIRCINDTKHLLMHSMSLREGSQESSKDRRKSLVSLMEPSIEYIMRHIFQDASLKLLESAVVEFGLGNTEAHGSNPSISIIVHNLIKELPVDMVNSKTIDIINLIECCNDYTLDQCLNYRLLGFRLSESKYSLHIVTVVDRVIRVVSQKDMLDEYLKVVDAYVDLIFQNHMDDHLVKILDGISKRICNKGMVGDELACLQSILVKLLSHFKNLEDIFSLNHFLEILDMMYGRSRMIVNMHILDKATRGGLICDPTTIQLLFEVSQALNDSIDQVNVRDEDLQQPARMISRFIDKVSYGADRERHLAFLVECRRAFGSTNELKETLVHSSNSLAVKALIERKNHLDFLKSCIAFSEVTISSVTALVRQLKLYLETAEVALLGGLVSHSDGLVQSAISCMQSVDLVDVSRGPTDADETLNFLQKICGFLIILPGNPEKGAVYTPKSLFALLNSQSWMTPRMRARICCAMISLSATLSQKNLPYHASKSGIPSNDILFYGNSAYFGELVSFSEEVVRKLVDAIKQEPSPVARGSMALEACNCIALSFKMSCEISAICFELLEMARRGLGAKDRYLKSTINLMDSYSTSPQLCQ, translated from the exons ATGGAGTTCCGAGCTCGAGATTACAAAGCAGAGAGTGAAGCTCACGCGCTTCCCCGCAAGCGGGCAGACGGTGACCCTCTTTCTGCTCCGGCCGTGTCTCATCCCCAG GTTGACATAGTAGAGGACAAAGGAGAAGAATTTTTTGATCCCTTGCGAGAGCCAAATTCAAATGTTGTTGGCTCACTTGATACCGAAGACGATATTGGTCATCCTTCTGTAGTGGTGTCTACTGAAGTTCCTGGGCAAGAAAATGCAAAGAGGGAATGGACCTCTTTCAAGAGATTCCTAATGCAGAGGTTTCCTGTCTCCAAAATGGTGTCGATTTCTGCG ATGTCTGATGGAATAttgagaagtggcaaag GATATGAGAAACTGTCTATGAGCACCGACCCCGACGAATTGGATGATTCGCAAAAGTTTTCTGAAGAAGGTATCAGATCAATAGCTCGTCAGGAGTACATCTCACGATTAAAGGAGTTCAAAGAGAAATTTGCCGATGCATGGCAATCTGGCGATCGTGTGACATCGTTGAAGCTGGCCATCAAG GTCGCTAAGCTTCTAACAGATACCTCAGTCGGGCAGTTTTATCCTACTCTCTTTGTTCTTGCTACAGATATAATGGAAATGCTCGGTGATATGGTATGGGAGCGTGTAAAGCAAAAGGCTGAATATGCTGAAGATGGAACTTTCCTCTGCTCATTACCTG CAAGTTTCCGAGCAGACGATGTTGGTCTTGATGCCAAAGAAACTTGTAACAACTGGTTCTGCAAAATTGGTTCCGTGAAGGAGCTTCTTCCACGGAT TTATTTGGAGTTGGCGCTGTTACCTTGTTGGCGATTTCTGGTTGATCAACCGATTGACAGTATTCAACGATTGGTTATGATGGCACGAGGAGTAGCAGATCCATTGGCATGTTCTTATTGCCGCCTATACATAGCCCGTTGTGCACAGAAATTGCCCTCAGTTGATACAG GGAGTCTTATCAGATGTATTAATGACACCAAACACTTACTGATGCATTCCATGTCACTGAGAGAAGGCAGTCAGGAAAGTTCAAAGGACCGCAGAAAATCACTTGTCAGTTTGATGGAGCCATCTATTGAATATATTATGCGGCACATTTTTCAGGATGCATCTCTG AAGCTATTGGAGAGCGCAGTTGTTGAATTTGGGCTTGGAAACACTGAGGCTCATGGCAGTAACCCATCTATTTCAATCATTGTTCATAATCTTATCAAGGAGCTTCCAGTTGACATGGTCAATTCTAAGACAATAGATATCATCAATCTGATAGAATGCTGCAATGATTATACTTTAGATCAG TGCTTAAATTACAGGTTACTTGGGTTCCGGCTCTCCGAAAGTAAATATTCATTGCACATAGTCACTGTGGTTGATCGAGTTATCAGG GTTGTTTCTCAGAAGGATATGCTTGATGAGTACCTGAAGGTTGTGGATGCTTATGTGGatcttatttttcaaaatcatatg GATGATCATCTTGTGAAGATTTTAGATGGTATTTCAAAACGGATATGCAATAAGGGAATGGTTGGAGATGAACTTGCATGCTTGCAATCCATTCTGGTGAAGCTTCTTTCACATTTTAAGAACCTAGAAGATATATTTTCTCTG AACCATTTTCTCGAGATATTGGATATGATGTATGGAAGGTCAAGGATGATTGTCAACATGCACATACTTGATAAGGCAACAAG GGGAGGATTAATATGCGATCCAACTACCATTCAATTGCTTTTTGAAGTTTCTCAAGCTCTAAATGATAGTATAGATCAAGTAAATGTGAGAGATGAGGATCTTCAGCAGCCTGCCCGAATGATCTCTCGATTTATTGATAAG GTCAGCTATGGTGCAGACAGAGAACGGCATTTGGCATTCTTAGTTGAATGCCGTCGAGCTTTTGGTAGCACAAATGAACTTAAG GAAACTCTTGTTCATTCTAGCAATTCTTTGGCAGTTAAGGCCTTGATCGAGAGGAAGAATCAtctggactttttaaaatcttGCATAGCATTTAGTGAAGTTACTATATCTTCTGTTACAGCCCTCGTGAGGCAGTTGAAGCTTTATCTTGAGACTGCAGAG GTTGCTTTGCTGGGTGGTTTGGTTTCACATTCAGATGGACTCGTTCAGTCTGCGATTAGCTGCATGCAGTCTGTGGACTTGGTGGATG TTTCACGAGGGCCTACAGATGCTGATGAAACTCTGAACTTTCTCCAGAAAATATGTGGTTTCCTGATTATACTTCCAG GTAATCCTGAAAAAGGGGCTGTATATACTCCAAAAAGCCTGTTTGCACTCCTCAATTCTCAATCATG GATGACTCCTAGGATGAGAGCGAGGATATGTTGTGCAATGATTTCATTGTCAGCAACACTGTCCCAAAAGAATCTCCCGTATCATGCAAGTAAATCTGGG ATTCCAAGTAATGACATTCTATTTTACGGCAACTCGGCTTATTTCGGGGAGTTGGTATCATTCTCTGAGGAAGTTGTCCGGAAGCTAGTTGATGCCATTAAGCAAGAGCCTTCTCCG GTGGCCCGTGGAAGCATGGCGCTCGAAGCTTGCAACTGTATTGCTTTGTCCTTCAAA ATGAGTTGTGAGATATCTGCAATTTGCTTCGAACTTTTGGAGATGGCCAGGAGGGGATTGGGCGCTAAAGACAGATATCTGAAGTCCACAATCAACCTCATGGATTCATATTCAACATCGCCTCAGCTATGCCAATGA
- the LOC116192029 gene encoding uncharacterized protein LOC116192029 — translation MIPLPLLFTLAFLEMSVVVGLLSETRMKKLLMLGLGWVKRGRGHLVVRTVAATFTMVFGSALFDVVNYRRRMSETGKRINPTYEVLITNHLLETSLMGFCLFLYMLIDRLHCYMRQLLEDTKNSSQLN, via the exons ATGATTCCACTCCCTCTCTTATTCACACTTGCGTTCCTCGAAATGTCAGTCGTTGTTGGTCTTCTGTCTGAGACGCGGATGAAAAAGCTGCTGATGCTCGGGCTGGGCTGGGTGAAGCGCGGGAGGGGACACCTAGTTGTGAGGACGGTGGCGGCAACCTTCACCATGGTCTTTGGCTCGGCCCTGTTTGACGTTGTGAACTACCGGAGGCGTATGAGCGAGACTGGGAAAAGGATCAACCCGACTTACGAGGTCCTCATCACGAATCACCTCCTGGAAACATCTCTGATGG GGTTCTGCCTGTTTCTTTACATGTTAATAGACAGGCTCCATTGTTACATGAGACAATTGCTGGAAGACACAAAGAACTCCTCGCAATTAAATTAG
- the LOC116214765 gene encoding VPS35 endosomal protein sorting factor-like isoform X1, translating into MMWKLRNLDMEEAYIWLQRLSSMEKDGTFCLVVVPPSGVQQVDIVEDKGEEFFDPLREPNSNVVGSLDTEDDIGHPSVVVSTEVPGQENAKREWTSFKRFLMQRFPVSKMVSISAMSDGILRSGKGYEKLSMSTDPDELDDSQKFSEEGIRSIARQEYISRLKEFKEKFADAWQSGDRVTSLKLAIKVAKLLTDTSVGQFYPTLFVLATDIMEMLGDMVWERVKQKAEYAEDGTFLCSLPASFRADDVGLDAKETCNNWFCKIGSVKELLPRIYLELALLPCWRFLVDQPIDSIQRLVMMARGVADPLACSYCRLYIARCAQKLPSVDTGSLIRCINDTKHLLMHSMSLREGSQESSKDRRKSLVSLMEPSIEYIMRHIFQDASLKLLESAVVEFGLGNTEAHGSNPSISIIVHNLIKELPVDMVNSKTIDIINLIECCNDYTLDQCLNYRLLGFRLSESKYSLHIVTVVDRVIRVVSQKDMLDEYLKVVDAYVDLIFQNHMDDHLVKILDGISKRICNKGMVGDELACLQSILVKLLSHFKNLEDIFSLNHFLEILDMMYGRSRMIVNMHILDKATRGGLICDPTTIQLLFEVSQALNDSIDQVNVRDEDLQQPARMISRFIDKVSYGADRERHLAFLVECRRAFGSTNELKETLVHSSNSLAVKALIERKNHLDFLKSCIAFSEVTISSVTALVRQLKLYLETAEVALLGGLVSHSDGLVQSAISCMQSVDLVDVSRGPTDADETLNFLQKICGFLIILPGNPEKGAVYTPKSLFALLNSQSWMTPRMRARICCAMISLSATLSQKNLPYHASKSGIPSNDILFYGNSAYFGELVSFSEEVVRKLVDAIKQEPSPVARGSMALEACNCIALSFKMSCEISAICFELLEMARRGLGAKDRYLKSTINLMDSYSTSPQLCQ; encoded by the exons ATGATGTGGAAACTTCGGAATTTGGACATGGAAGAGGCATATATATGGTTGCAGAGATTGAGCTCTATGGAAAAGGATGGAACTTTTTGTTTAGTTGTGGTTCCTCCTTCCGGTGTCCAACAG GTTGACATAGTAGAGGACAAAGGAGAAGAATTTTTTGATCCCTTGCGAGAGCCAAATTCAAATGTTGTTGGCTCACTTGATACCGAAGACGATATTGGTCATCCTTCTGTAGTGGTGTCTACTGAAGTTCCTGGGCAAGAAAATGCAAAGAGGGAATGGACCTCTTTCAAGAGATTCCTAATGCAGAGGTTTCCTGTCTCCAAAATGGTGTCGATTTCTGCG ATGTCTGATGGAATAttgagaagtggcaaag GATATGAGAAACTGTCTATGAGCACCGACCCCGACGAATTGGATGATTCGCAAAAGTTTTCTGAAGAAGGTATCAGATCAATAGCTCGTCAGGAGTACATCTCACGATTAAAGGAGTTCAAAGAGAAATTTGCCGATGCATGGCAATCTGGCGATCGTGTGACATCGTTGAAGCTGGCCATCAAG GTCGCTAAGCTTCTAACAGATACCTCAGTCGGGCAGTTTTATCCTACTCTCTTTGTTCTTGCTACAGATATAATGGAAATGCTCGGTGATATGGTATGGGAGCGTGTAAAGCAAAAGGCTGAATATGCTGAAGATGGAACTTTCCTCTGCTCATTACCTG CAAGTTTCCGAGCAGACGATGTTGGTCTTGATGCCAAAGAAACTTGTAACAACTGGTTCTGCAAAATTGGTTCCGTGAAGGAGCTTCTTCCACGGAT TTATTTGGAGTTGGCGCTGTTACCTTGTTGGCGATTTCTGGTTGATCAACCGATTGACAGTATTCAACGATTGGTTATGATGGCACGAGGAGTAGCAGATCCATTGGCATGTTCTTATTGCCGCCTATACATAGCCCGTTGTGCACAGAAATTGCCCTCAGTTGATACAG GGAGTCTTATCAGATGTATTAATGACACCAAACACTTACTGATGCATTCCATGTCACTGAGAGAAGGCAGTCAGGAAAGTTCAAAGGACCGCAGAAAATCACTTGTCAGTTTGATGGAGCCATCTATTGAATATATTATGCGGCACATTTTTCAGGATGCATCTCTG AAGCTATTGGAGAGCGCAGTTGTTGAATTTGGGCTTGGAAACACTGAGGCTCATGGCAGTAACCCATCTATTTCAATCATTGTTCATAATCTTATCAAGGAGCTTCCAGTTGACATGGTCAATTCTAAGACAATAGATATCATCAATCTGATAGAATGCTGCAATGATTATACTTTAGATCAG TGCTTAAATTACAGGTTACTTGGGTTCCGGCTCTCCGAAAGTAAATATTCATTGCACATAGTCACTGTGGTTGATCGAGTTATCAGG GTTGTTTCTCAGAAGGATATGCTTGATGAGTACCTGAAGGTTGTGGATGCTTATGTGGatcttatttttcaaaatcatatg GATGATCATCTTGTGAAGATTTTAGATGGTATTTCAAAACGGATATGCAATAAGGGAATGGTTGGAGATGAACTTGCATGCTTGCAATCCATTCTGGTGAAGCTTCTTTCACATTTTAAGAACCTAGAAGATATATTTTCTCTG AACCATTTTCTCGAGATATTGGATATGATGTATGGAAGGTCAAGGATGATTGTCAACATGCACATACTTGATAAGGCAACAAG GGGAGGATTAATATGCGATCCAACTACCATTCAATTGCTTTTTGAAGTTTCTCAAGCTCTAAATGATAGTATAGATCAAGTAAATGTGAGAGATGAGGATCTTCAGCAGCCTGCCCGAATGATCTCTCGATTTATTGATAAG GTCAGCTATGGTGCAGACAGAGAACGGCATTTGGCATTCTTAGTTGAATGCCGTCGAGCTTTTGGTAGCACAAATGAACTTAAG GAAACTCTTGTTCATTCTAGCAATTCTTTGGCAGTTAAGGCCTTGATCGAGAGGAAGAATCAtctggactttttaaaatcttGCATAGCATTTAGTGAAGTTACTATATCTTCTGTTACAGCCCTCGTGAGGCAGTTGAAGCTTTATCTTGAGACTGCAGAG GTTGCTTTGCTGGGTGGTTTGGTTTCACATTCAGATGGACTCGTTCAGTCTGCGATTAGCTGCATGCAGTCTGTGGACTTGGTGGATG TTTCACGAGGGCCTACAGATGCTGATGAAACTCTGAACTTTCTCCAGAAAATATGTGGTTTCCTGATTATACTTCCAG GTAATCCTGAAAAAGGGGCTGTATATACTCCAAAAAGCCTGTTTGCACTCCTCAATTCTCAATCATG GATGACTCCTAGGATGAGAGCGAGGATATGTTGTGCAATGATTTCATTGTCAGCAACACTGTCCCAAAAGAATCTCCCGTATCATGCAAGTAAATCTGGG ATTCCAAGTAATGACATTCTATTTTACGGCAACTCGGCTTATTTCGGGGAGTTGGTATCATTCTCTGAGGAAGTTGTCCGGAAGCTAGTTGATGCCATTAAGCAAGAGCCTTCTCCG GTGGCCCGTGGAAGCATGGCGCTCGAAGCTTGCAACTGTATTGCTTTGTCCTTCAAA ATGAGTTGTGAGATATCTGCAATTTGCTTCGAACTTTTGGAGATGGCCAGGAGGGGATTGGGCGCTAAAGACAGATATCTGAAGTCCACAATCAACCTCATGGATTCATATTCAACATCGCCTCAGCTATGCCAATGA
- the LOC116196381 gene encoding mitogen-activated protein kinase kinase kinase 18-like, which yields MEWTRGPTIGRGSTAAVSLASATNIPGCLFAVKSAELSHSLPLQREQSILSKLSSPYIVNYLGFDITREDGKSLYNLWMEYMPGGTLRELIVQRGGFLDEPTVRSFAGRIVEGLSYLHRNGIAHCDLKAQNVLIGENGPKIADFGCAKLIGRNPTRGALVNFLGTPMFMAPEVARGEEQGFGADVWALGCLIIEMVAGASPWTNVSDLVSLLYRIGFSEDVPEIPAWLSEDAHDFLNKCLSRDPRQRQTAEQLLGHPFLFGWDRSAKVGRLDMDSPIGVLDRRFWDLTEGMASELDLETSPNVGAYSETDSASAGKRIMRLNGITGSITVMPDWTDTADWVTIRSHDQERPEPSLNDSISEARPSTTNHDEAELELPIAANNDLYQLLFHEENSGVSTTFNTNPVFMTHCHKVVHDDFGLMNFDFDTDNVNINIHDLEQQSLLELLLLFAATEFSILYISIWCE from the coding sequence ATGGAATGGACTCGAGGGCCGACCATTGGCCGAGGCTCCACCGCCGCCGTCTCTTTAGCCTCCGCCACAAACATCCCCGGGTGCCTCTTTGCGGTGAAGTCGGCCGAGCTCTCCCACTCCCTCCCCTTGCAAAGGGAGCAGTCTATTCTGTCCAAGTTAAGCTCTCCCTACATAGTCAACTACTTGGGCTTTGACATCACAAGGGAGGATGGCAAGTCTCTCTACAACCTCTGGATGGAGTATATGCCGGGAGGCACGCTCCGGGAGCTTATCGTCCAGCGCGGGGGATTCCTCGATGAGCCAACAGTCCGGTCCTTCGCGGGCCGGATCGTGGAAGGCCTAAGCTACCTCCACAGGAATGGGATAGCTCACTGCGACTTGAAAGCTCAGAATGTGCTCATCGGGGAGAACGGTCCAAAGATCGCAGACTTCGGTTGCGCAAAGTTGATTGGGAGAAACCCGACTCGGGGTGCTCTCGTGAATTTTTTGGGCACCCCGATGTTTATGGCCCCGGAGGTTGCTCGGGGCGAGGAGCAGGGGTTCGGGGCTGATGTATGGGCTCTCGGGTGCTTGATCATCGAGATGGTCGCTGGGGCCAGTCCGTGGACTAATGTGTCCGACCTGGTGTCCCTTCTTTACCGGATCGGCTTCTCCGAGGACGTTCCTGAGATCCCTGCTTGGTTGTCTGAGGATGCTCACGACTTCCTCAACAAGTGCCTGAGCAGAGACCCGAGGCAGAGGCAGACGGCAGAGCAGTTGCTCGGCCATCCATTTCTTTTCGGGTGGGATCGTTCAGCCAAGGTAGGCAGGCTCGACATGGATTCTCCTATCGGGGTCCTGGATCGACGATTCTGGGATTTGACTGAAGGGATGGCGTCGGAACTAGACCTTGAAACTAGTCCGAATGTCGGGGCGTACAGCGAGACTGATTCAGCTTCTGCTGGTAAGAGGATCATGAGACTGAATGGGATTACCGGCTCGATTACCGTCATGCCTGATTGGACCGACACGGCGGATTGGGTCACCATTAGAAGCCATGATCAGGAGAGACCCGAACCGAGCTTAAATGATTCAATCTCGGAAGCGAGACCTTCGACAACTAATCATGATGAGGCAGAGCTCGAGCTTCCCATTGCAGCAAACAATGATTTGTATCAGTTATTGTTCCATGAGGAAAATTCTGGTGTTTCAACAACATTTAACACAAATCCTGTATTCATGACCCACTGTCACAAAGTTGTCCATGATGATTTCGGATTAATGAACTTCGACTTCGACACGGATAATGTCAACATTAATATTCATGACTTAGAGCAACAGTCTTTGCTTGAATTGCTTCTGTTATTTGCTGCAACTGAATTTTCCatcttatatatttcaatatggtgTGAATAG
- the LOC116195348 gene encoding cytochrome b561 and DOMON domain-containing protein At3g25290-like, whose product MNAFASPASLTSVVPVFFLFLILFITHPVHSERCTLCSEAFMMTAKHRNVTCRRKLMTLDAELGWRVSSFNSQWTRIDVVFGARLRSDTGWLAWGVNPLPKPQMIGTRAVIGIRQPNGTLSTNTYNITSDTKMGCHLLPTAVDVEVRDTEASYIEEEQYFTLSATVIVPDSGYNISKLNHVWQVGEEADGMEPKKHPMTLQNFDSTETRNLWSGESEDVGRKNHQSYLRKVHGILNMIGWGTFLPIGVIIARYFRKHPFHLKNWWFKIHVMCQILGYFVGTAGWAIGLILGTKSPYYIFHVHRWLGIFIFTFTTLQMLALRLKPSVNDEYRKYWNMYHHLLGYALLAVIILNMFHGIAILKPDNAVWNWVYIGILVLLSGVALILEIHTWIKFLNDRNGSKK is encoded by the exons ATGAATGCTTTCGCTTCTCCGGCATCTCTGACTTCAGTCGTCcccgtcttcttcctctttctgATCCTTTTCATTACACATCCAGTGCATTCTGAACGCTGCACCCTGTGCAGCGAGGCCTTCATGATGACAGCAAAGCACCGGAACGTCACATGCCGCAGGAAGCTGATGACGCTGGATGCCGAGCTCGGGTGGCGTGTGTCTAGCTTCAACAGCCAGTGGACACGGATCGACGTTGTGTTCGGGGCTAGGCTGAGGTCCGACACCGGGTGGCTCGCTTGGGGCGTCAACCCACTCCCCAAGCCCCAGATGATCGGGACCAGAGCCGTCATCGGCATCCGGCAGCCCAATG GCACCCTATCGACCAATACGTACAACATTACCAGTGACACCAAGATGGGGTGCCACCTCCTGCCGACAGCAGTAGACGTCGAGGTCAGGGACACAGAAGCATCCTACATCGAGGAGGAACAGTACTTCACGCTGTCGGCAACGGTGATCGTCCCAGACTCAGGATACAACATCTCGAAGCTTAACCATGTGTGGCAAGTCGGAGAGGAGGCGGACGGAATGGAGCCGAAGAAGCATCCAATGACACTCCAGAATTTCGACAGCACAGAGACCCGGAATCTCTGGTCCGGCGAGAGTGAAGATGTTGGGCGGAAAAACCATCAAAGCTACCTCAGAAAg GTGCATGGTATCCTGAACATGATTGGATGGGGCACGTTCCTGCCTATCGGGGTGATAATAGCGCGTTACTTTCGGAAACATCCCTTCCATTTGAAGAACTGGTGGTTCAAGATTCATGTCATGTGTCAAATCCTAGGCTACTTTGTCGGAACTGCAGGATGGGCGATTGGCTTGATCCTTGGAACCAAGTCCCCATACTATATCTTCCATGTTCACCGGTGGCTGGGCATATTCATTTTCACCTTCACGACTTTGCAA ATGCTTGCATTGCGACTGAAGCCGAGCGTAAACGATGAATACCGCAAGTATTGGAACATGTACCATCACTTGTTAGGCTATGCTTTGCTCGCAGTGATCATCCTGAACATGTTCCATGGAATCGCTATACTCAAGCCAGACAATGCTGTCTGGAATTGGGTCTATATCGGGATTCTCGTGCTCTTATCTGGCGTCGCGCTAATACTGGAGATTCACACATGGATTAAGTTTCTCAACGACAGAAATGGgagtaaaaaataa